TTTTGATAATATTAGCAATACAGTGACGACGAGGAATGCCATGAGTAAAGCGCGTATATTTTTTAAGCCACTCAATTTGTATCTCACCAAACTCTTGAATCGCTTTCCAGCCAGAAGCCCCGCATAACACGGCTGCAAAAGCCAAAAAAATCACATCCATTAACTCATGCTTTTTATTGATATCAGAACGCGGGTCATCGATCTTACTGATAAAGTTAAAAATACTCATTATTACGATCGCTATTTTTATGGAATAGCGTGATCTTATCGTTTTAATGAGAGAAAGAGCTATAAGAAGTTATATTCTGGTCTTTATTTAACCTAAATAGCCTTACTAAATATATGAGATCTCACCCTGTCTGATGATGAAGAAAAACCAAACCATGAGGATATTACTCAAAGAGATGTATCTAATTATGCTGTAAGTGGATGTCAGTTATATGTAAAAATTTTATGTACTAATGATGAAGATGATCTCTCTTATCCTCTCTGGGGTAAAGAAATATATTTAAGAATGTATGTTGAATCAGCGAATCAGAATTTTAATAAGGTATTTCCAGTTGTTGCTCCTCATATTCCAGATAAGCCAGGAGGAAAGTTGTCGACGGTCATTGTTAAAATTGATTCACCAGAACTTAATGATGTGAAAGGATATGTGACCGGAGGGGCAGGAAAGATCTACTTTGAATATTATATTATTGATTCAGTTACTCATGAAAAGATACATAGTAATTATTGGGAAAATGAAATCATGACATCTGATTAACATTAACTAATTGTAATTAGGCTGTGTCTATATTAAAAATATCTAGCATAATATATAGATACAGCCTTTTTATTAATTATTGCAGTTTCCAATTTACGTTAAATAATATATTTGTACGGAGGTAGTTAAAATAGCTTCTTACAGAGCTATTTTAACGCACATTCTGTGTGATAGTATGTCGGGCGAGTTAGGGCAAATGTACCGGATGCTTTTGAAATTGAATCCTTAAATTTGTACACATCTTGCGGAGTGAAGCAAGAATTTGTTTCTAACGTGCTGATTAATAATAAGTTTGATTTGATGCAAGTGATCTTTCGTGCGGGTCACCACTGTATATAAGGATTTTAAATGCCTGTAATTACTCTTCCTGATGGTAGTCAACGTCAATTTGAGCATGCTGTTTCCGTAATGGATGTGGCTCGTGATATCGGTGCTGGTTTGGCAAAAGCATGTATCGCTGGCCGTGTTAATGGTGAATTAGTTGATGCTTGTGAATTAATCGAGACCGATGCCAATCTTGCTATTATCACTAGCAAAAATGAAGAAGGTCTGGAAATTATCCGTCACTCATGTGCACATTTGTTGGGTCATGCAATTAAACAATTGTGGCCTGATACGAAAATGGCTATCGGTCCTGTTATTGACAATGGTTTCTACTATGACGTCGATTTAGAGCGCTCTTTGACGCAGGAAGATATCGAGCTGCTTGAAAAACGTATGCTGGAACTTGCTAAAAAAGATTACGATGTCATCAAGAAAAGGGTTGACTGGCAAGAAGCGCGTGACATATTTGCGGCTCGTGGTGAAGAGTATAAGATCCAAATTTTGGACGAAAATATTAGTCGTGATGACCGTCCAGGTCTGTATCACCATGAAGAATACGTTGATATGTGCCGTGGACCACATGTTCCTAACATGCGTTTCTGCCATCACTTCAAACTGCAAAAAGTTGCAGGTGCATATTGGCGTGGCAATAGTGACAACAAAATGTTGCAGCGTATTTATGGTACAGCGTGGGCTGATAAGAAACAACTTAATGCCTATTTGCAGCGTTTGGAAGAAGCAGCAAAACGTGATCACCGTAAAATTGGTAAGCAGCTTGATTTATATCATATGCAGGAAGAAGCGCCAGGCATGGCGTTTTGGCATAATGATGGTTGGACAATTTTCCGTGAATTAGAAACTTTCGTCCGCATGAAGCTCAAAGAGTACCAATATCAGGAAGTAAAAGGCCCATTTATGATGGACCGTATTCTGTGGGAAAAAACAGGGCATTGGGAAAACTATAAAGAGAATATGTTCACAACTTCATCGGAAAACCGTGAATATTGTGTAAAACCGATGAACTGTCCAGGTCATGTTCAGATTTTTAACCAAGGATTGAAATCCTATCGTGATTTACCGTTACGTATGGCTGAGTTTGGTAGCTGTCATCGTAACGAACCATCTGGTGCTTTACATGGCTTGATGCGTGTACGTGGCTTTACTCAAGATGATGCACATATCTTTTGTACCGAAGATCAAATCCTTCAAGAAGTCAGCAGTTGTATAAAAATGATTTACGATGTGTACGGCACATTTGGCTTTGAGAAGATTGTTGTTAAATTATCAACTCGCCCAGAAAAGCGTATTGGTACGGAAAAACAGTGGGATGAAGCAGAAGCTGATCTTGCTGAAGCATTAACCCGAAACGGTATTGAATTTGAATACCAGCCGGGCGAAGGGGCATTTTATGGCCCTAAAATTGAATTTACCCTATATGATTGTTTGGATCGTGCGTGGCAATGTGGTACTGTGCAACTCGATTTTTCACTACCAGCACGCTTGAACGCGTCATATGTAGGTGAAAATAACGAACGTAAGATTCCTGTCATGATTCACCGCGCGGTTCTGGGATCGCTGGAGCGGTTTATCGGTATCCTGACAGAAGAGTATGCTGGGTTTTTCCCAACATGGTTGGCACCTCAGCAGGTCGTTGTTATGAATATTACTGATGGCCAGTCAGATTATGTACAGGAATTGGTTAAAAAATTGCAAGATGCAGGCATTCGTGCAAAAGCAGACTTGAGAAACGAGAAGATTGGTTTTAAAATCCGTGAACACACTCTGCGTCGTGTGCCTTACATGCTTGTTTGTGGTGATAAAGAAGTCGAATCAGGAAAAGTATCCGTTCGTACTCGCCGCGGCAAAGATTTAGGTAGCATTGTTGTCAGCGAGTTTACAGAAAAACTGCTGACAGAAATACGCAGTCGTAATCTTCGTCAATTGGAGGAATAAGGTATTAAAGGCGGAAAAAGAATTCAACCGGCGCGCCCAAATCGCATTAATGAAGAGATTCGCGCCTCTGAAGTTCGTTTAACTGGATTAGATGGCGAACAGATTGGTATTGTCAGTCTGAGAGAAGCTCTTGAGAAAGCTGAGGAAGCTGGTGTTGATTTAGTTGAAATCAGCCCAAATGCCGAACCGCCGGTTTGTCGTATTATGGATTACGGCAAGTTCCTCTATGAGAAGAGTAAATCAGTCAAAGAACAGAAAAAGAAACAAAAGGTTATTCAGGTTAAGGAAATTAAATTCCGTCCTGGTACAGATGAAGGCGACTATCAGGTCAAACTACGCAACCTGATTCGTTTTCTGGAAGATGGCGATAAAGCTAAAATCACCCTGCGTTTCCGTGGGCGTGAAATGGCACACCAACAGATTGGTATTGAGATGCTTACTCGTATCCGTGACGATCTGAGTGAACTGGCTGTGGTCGAATCCTTCCCTTCGAAGGTTGAAGGCCGCCAGATGATCATGGTGCTCGCTCCTAAGAAGAAATAGTCAGGCAAACAAGTAATAGACTCCAGTCAATTCTGGTTGGAGTCTATTCGCCTTGCTAGTTCGTTGTAATCAACAATGCGAAGTGGAAATTAAAATGCCAAAGATTAAAACAGTACGCGGCGCAGCTAAACGCTTTAAAAAAACCGCAAGCGGTGGTTTCAAGCGTAAGCACGCTAACCTTCGTCACATTCTGACTAAAAAATCAACTAAGCGTAAACGTCATTTACGTCCAAAAGGCATGGTCTCCAAAGGGGATCTGGGCCTGGTTGTTGCTTGTCTGCCGTACGCATAAGCAATTTTTTAGATTAGAACTCAGAGACGATAGGAGAAGTATATGGCTCGCGTAAAACGTGGTGTTATTGCCCGTGCACGTCACAAAAAAATTCTGAAACAAGCGAAAGGTTACTACGGTGCTCGTTCGCGCGTTTATCGTGTTGCTTTCCAGGCTGTTATTAAAGCTGGTCAGTACGCTTACCGTGACCGCCGTCAGCGCAAACGTCAATTCCGTCAACTGTGGATTGCACGTATCAACGCTGCTGCACGTCAGAATGGCATGTCTTACAGCCGTTTCATCAATGGCCTGAAAAAGGCTTCGATTGAAATCGACCGTAAGATTTTGGCTGACATCGCTGTATTCGACAAAGTAGCATTTGCTGCTCTGGTTGAAAAAGCGAAGGGCGCTCTGGCATAAGTCAGGTTAGAAGAGGGAGCTTGCTCCCTCTTTTACTTTTTCCCAAAATATGGCTTACTATTGATTAAATGATGAGTGCCGAAAAGGATATAGGAGAAAGCACAAAAATGATGAAATTAGCCTTTTTTCGTTTCTTTTTTTACTTTAGCGCCTGAAATCAGGGGGCTTCGCGCGTAAGAAAAGAAACGAAAAATAGCGCTTGAGCCTCCAGTACGGAGGCTTTTTTATTTTTATGGACTCATGAATAGATAACATGAGGACATAGTCAATAACAACTAAAGGGCCATCTGGCCAAAGGAAGAGGAAAACGATGTCACATCTTACTGAGCTGGTTGCAAAGGCAAAAGCAGCCGTGGAAGA
The sequence above is drawn from the Xenorhabdus ishibashii genome and encodes:
- the rplT gene encoding 50S ribosomal protein L20, whose product is MARVKRGVIARARHKKILKQAKGYYGARSRVYRVAFQAVIKAGQYAYRDRRQRKRQFRQLWIARINAAARQNGMSYSRFINGLKKASIEIDRKILADIAVFDKVAFAALVEKAKGALA
- the rpmI gene encoding 50S ribosomal protein L35, whose translation is MPKIKTVRGAAKRFKKTASGGFKRKHANLRHILTKKSTKRKRHLRPKGMVSKGDLGLVVACLPYA
- the thrS gene encoding threonine--tRNA ligase, which encodes MPVITLPDGSQRQFEHAVSVMDVARDIGAGLAKACIAGRVNGELVDACELIETDANLAIITSKNEEGLEIIRHSCAHLLGHAIKQLWPDTKMAIGPVIDNGFYYDVDLERSLTQEDIELLEKRMLELAKKDYDVIKKRVDWQEARDIFAARGEEYKIQILDENISRDDRPGLYHHEEYVDMCRGPHVPNMRFCHHFKLQKVAGAYWRGNSDNKMLQRIYGTAWADKKQLNAYLQRLEEAAKRDHRKIGKQLDLYHMQEEAPGMAFWHNDGWTIFRELETFVRMKLKEYQYQEVKGPFMMDRILWEKTGHWENYKENMFTTSSENREYCVKPMNCPGHVQIFNQGLKSYRDLPLRMAEFGSCHRNEPSGALHGLMRVRGFTQDDAHIFCTEDQILQEVSSCIKMIYDVYGTFGFEKIVVKLSTRPEKRIGTEKQWDEAEADLAEALTRNGIEFEYQPGEGAFYGPKIEFTLYDCLDRAWQCGTVQLDFSLPARLNASYVGENNERKIPVMIHRAVLGSLERFIGILTEEYAGFFPTWLAPQQVVVMNITDGQSDYVQELVKKLQDAGIRAKADLRNEKIGFKIREHTLRRVPYMLVCGDKEVESGKVSVRTRRGKDLGSIVVSEFTEKLLTEIRSRNLRQLEE
- the pheM gene encoding pheST operon leader peptide PheM, whose product is MKLAFFRFFFYFSA
- the infC gene encoding translation initiation factor IF-3, which produces MKGGKRIQPARPNRINEEIRASEVRLTGLDGEQIGIVSLREALEKAEEAGVDLVEISPNAEPPVCRIMDYGKFLYEKSKSVKEQKKKQKVIQVKEIKFRPGTDEGDYQVKLRNLIRFLEDGDKAKITLRFRGREMAHQQIGIEMLTRIRDDLSELAVVESFPSKVEGRQMIMVLAPKKK